The Rhineura floridana isolate rRhiFlo1 chromosome 15, rRhiFlo1.hap2, whole genome shotgun sequence genome window below encodes:
- the LOC133370217 gene encoding protein argonaute-4 isoform X1 yields the protein MEALGPGPPANLFQPPRRPGLGTVGKPIRLLANHFQVQIPKIDVYHYDVDIKPEKRPRRVNREVVDTMVRHFKMQIFGDRQPGYDGKRNMYTAHPLPIGRDRVDMEVTLPGEGKDQTFKVSVQWVSVVSLQMLLEALAGHVNEVPEDSVQALDVITRHLPSMRYTPVGRSFFSPPEGYYHPLGGGREVWFGFHQSVRPAMWNMMLNIDVSATAFYRAQPIIEFMCEVLDIQNINEQTKPLTDSQRVKFTKEIRGLKVEVTHCGQMKRKYRVCNVTRRPASHQTFPLQLENGQAMECTVAQYFKQKYSLQLKYPHLPCLQVGQEQKHTYLPLEVCNIVAGQRCIKKLTDNQTSTMIKATARSAPDRQEEISRLVKSNSMVGGPDPYLKEFGIVVHNEMTELTGRVLPAPMLQYGGRNKTVATPNQGVWDMRGKQFYAGIEIKVWAVACFAPQKQCREDLLKSFTDQLRKISKDAGMPIQGQPCFCKYAQGADSVEPMFKHLKLTYVGLQLIVVILPGKTPVYAEVKRVGDTLLGMATQCVQVKNVVKTSPQTLSNLCLKINAKLGGINNVLVPHQRPSVFQQPVIFLGADVTHPPAGDGKKPSIAAVVGSMDGHPSRYCATVRVQTSRQETSQELLYSQEVIQDLTNMVRELLIQFYKSTRFKPTRIIYYRGGVSEGQMKQVAWPELIAIRKACISLEEDYRPGITYIVVQKRHHTRLFCADKSERVGKSGNVPAGTTVDSTITHPSEFDFYLCSHAGIQGTSRPSHYQVLWDDNCFTADELQLLTYQLCHTYVRCTRSVSIPAPAYYARLVAFRARYHLVDKDHDSAEGSHVSGQSNGRDPQALAKAVQIHHDTQHTMYFA from the exons GGCCACCAGCCAACCTTTTTCAGCCACCCCGTCGCCCAGGCCTGGGAACAGTTGGGAAACCAATCCGTCTCTTAGCCAATCATTTCCAAGTGCAGATCCCTAAAATTGATGTTTATCATTATGACGTGGATATCAAACCAGAAAAGCGTCCCCGGAGGGTGAACAG GGAAGTGGTGGATACTATGGTGAGACACTTTAAGATGCAGATATTTGGGGATCGGCAGCCTGGCTATGATGGCAAAAGGAACATGTACACTGCACATCCTCTGCCTATTGGCAGGGATAGG GTGGATATGGAGGTCACACTCCCAGGTGAAGGGAAGGACCAAACCTTTAAAGTGTCCGTTCAGTGGGTGTCTGTGGTCAGCCTTCAGATGCTCCTGGAAGCTCTGGCAGGGCATGTCAATGAAGTCCCAGAAGACTCTGTACAGGCACTTGATGTCATCACACGGCACCTTCCCTCTATGAG GTACACACCAGTGGGCCGttccttcttctctccccctGAAGGATACTATCACCCACTGGGAGGTGGTCGGGAGGTCTGGTTTGGCTTCCACCAGTCTGTCAGGCCAGCTATGTGGAACATGATGCTCAACATAGATG TATCAGCAACCGCTTTCTACCGTGCCCAGCCTATTATTGAGTTCATGTGCGAGGTCTTGGATATTCAGAACATCAATGAACAAACAAAACCCCTTACAGATTCCCAGCGTGTTAAGTTTACCAAAGAAATCAGAG GTCTAAAAGTAGAGGTTACTCACTGTGGTCAGATGAAGAGAAAATACAGAGTTTGCAATGTTACTAGGCGACCAGCCAGCCATCAAAC GTTCCCTCTGCAGTTGGAAAATGGACAGGCTATGGAGTGTACAGTAGCTCAGTattttaagcagaagtacagTCTGCAGCTGAAATACCCTCATCTTCCATGCCTTCAAGTAGGGCAGGAGCAGAAACACACGTATTTACCCCTCGAG GTATGTAATATAGTAGCAGGCCAGCGATGCATCAAGAAGCTAACAGACAATCAGACGTCAACGATGATCAAGGCAACGGCACGGTCTGCACCTGACAGGCAGGAAGAAATTAGTAGACTA GTGAAGAGTAATAGCATGGTGGGCGGTCCTGATCCATATCTGAAGGAGTTTGGTATCGTTGTCCATAATGAAATGACGGAGTTGACAGGCAGGGTGTTGCCTGCGCCAATGTTGCAATATGGAGGCAGG AACAAGACTGTTGCTACGCCAAATCAGGGTGTCTGGGATATGAGGGGAAAGCAATTCTATGCTGGCATTGAAATTAAAGTTTGGGCTGTTGCCTGCTTTGCTCCTCAGAAACAATGTCGGGAAGACTTGTTAAA GAGTTTTACCGATCAGCTACGCAAAATTTCCAAGGATGCAGGGATGCCAATCCAGGGCCAACCATGCTTCTGTAAATATGCACAGGGTGCGGACAGTGTGGAGCCCATGTTCAAACACTTAAAATTGACTTATGTTGGGCTGCAGCTAATTGTGGTGATTCTCCCTGGAAAGACACCAGTCTATG CTGAAGTTAAACGTGTTGGGGATACTCTGCTAGGAATGGCCACCCAGTGTGTTCAGGTGAAAAACGTGGTAAAAACTTCTCCGCAGACTCTGTCCAACCTATGTTTGAAGATAAATGCAAAACTTGGTGGGATAAACAACGTGCTTGTACCACATCAAAG GCCCTCTGTATTCCAGCAGCCAGTGATCTTTCTGGGAGCAGATGTCACTCACCCACCTGCTGGGGATGGGAAGAAACCTTCCATTGCTGCTGTCGTAGGCAGCATGGATGGCCACCCTAGCCGCTACTGTGCTACAGTGCGAGTGCAGACCTCCCGTCAGGAGACATCCCAAGAGCTGCTGTACAGTCAGGAAGTGATCCAGGACCTGACCAACATGGTGCGAGAACTGCTGATCCAGTTCTATAAGTCCACTCGATTCAAGCCCACACGGATCATCTACTATAGGGGAGGTGTGTCAGAAGGGCAGATGAAACAG GTGGCTTGGCCAGAACTCATTGCAATCCGGAAGGCCTGCATTAGCTTGGAAGAAGACTACAGACCAGGAATCACCTATATTGTTGTGCAGAAAAGGCATCACACAAGACTCTTCTGTGCTGACAAATCTGAAAGG GTGGGGAAAAGTGGCAATGTTCCAGCAGGCACAACTGTGGACAGCACAATCACACATCCCTCTGAATTTGACTTTTACCTCTGTAGCCATGCAGGAATTCAG GGAACCAGCCGCCCTTCTCACTATCAAGTCTTGTGGGATGACAACTGTTTCACTGCTGATGAGTTGCAGCTACTGACCTACCAGCTGTGTCACACGTATGTCCGGTGTACACGGTCTGTTTCAATTCCTGCTCCTGCATACTATGCCAGGCTGGTAGCATTTAGGGCAAGATACCATCTTGTAGACAAAGATCATGACAG tgctgaAGGCAGTCATGTTTCAGGACAGAGCAATGGCCGTGACCCTCAGGCACTAGCCAAGGCAGTGCAGATCCATCATGATACCCAGCACACAATGTATTTTGCCTGA
- the LOC133370217 gene encoding protein argonaute-4 isoform X2, with protein sequence MYFESTGPPANLFQPPRRPGLGTVGKPIRLLANHFQVQIPKIDVYHYDVDIKPEKRPRRVNREVVDTMVRHFKMQIFGDRQPGYDGKRNMYTAHPLPIGRDRVDMEVTLPGEGKDQTFKVSVQWVSVVSLQMLLEALAGHVNEVPEDSVQALDVITRHLPSMRYTPVGRSFFSPPEGYYHPLGGGREVWFGFHQSVRPAMWNMMLNIDVSATAFYRAQPIIEFMCEVLDIQNINEQTKPLTDSQRVKFTKEIRGLKVEVTHCGQMKRKYRVCNVTRRPASHQTFPLQLENGQAMECTVAQYFKQKYSLQLKYPHLPCLQVGQEQKHTYLPLEVCNIVAGQRCIKKLTDNQTSTMIKATARSAPDRQEEISRLVKSNSMVGGPDPYLKEFGIVVHNEMTELTGRVLPAPMLQYGGRNKTVATPNQGVWDMRGKQFYAGIEIKVWAVACFAPQKQCREDLLKSFTDQLRKISKDAGMPIQGQPCFCKYAQGADSVEPMFKHLKLTYVGLQLIVVILPGKTPVYAEVKRVGDTLLGMATQCVQVKNVVKTSPQTLSNLCLKINAKLGGINNVLVPHQRPSVFQQPVIFLGADVTHPPAGDGKKPSIAAVVGSMDGHPSRYCATVRVQTSRQETSQELLYSQEVIQDLTNMVRELLIQFYKSTRFKPTRIIYYRGGVSEGQMKQVAWPELIAIRKACISLEEDYRPGITYIVVQKRHHTRLFCADKSERVGKSGNVPAGTTVDSTITHPSEFDFYLCSHAGIQGTSRPSHYQVLWDDNCFTADELQLLTYQLCHTYVRCTRSVSIPAPAYYARLVAFRARYHLVDKDHDSAEGSHVSGQSNGRDPQALAKAVQIHHDTQHTMYFA encoded by the exons GGCCACCAGCCAACCTTTTTCAGCCACCCCGTCGCCCAGGCCTGGGAACAGTTGGGAAACCAATCCGTCTCTTAGCCAATCATTTCCAAGTGCAGATCCCTAAAATTGATGTTTATCATTATGACGTGGATATCAAACCAGAAAAGCGTCCCCGGAGGGTGAACAG GGAAGTGGTGGATACTATGGTGAGACACTTTAAGATGCAGATATTTGGGGATCGGCAGCCTGGCTATGATGGCAAAAGGAACATGTACACTGCACATCCTCTGCCTATTGGCAGGGATAGG GTGGATATGGAGGTCACACTCCCAGGTGAAGGGAAGGACCAAACCTTTAAAGTGTCCGTTCAGTGGGTGTCTGTGGTCAGCCTTCAGATGCTCCTGGAAGCTCTGGCAGGGCATGTCAATGAAGTCCCAGAAGACTCTGTACAGGCACTTGATGTCATCACACGGCACCTTCCCTCTATGAG GTACACACCAGTGGGCCGttccttcttctctccccctGAAGGATACTATCACCCACTGGGAGGTGGTCGGGAGGTCTGGTTTGGCTTCCACCAGTCTGTCAGGCCAGCTATGTGGAACATGATGCTCAACATAGATG TATCAGCAACCGCTTTCTACCGTGCCCAGCCTATTATTGAGTTCATGTGCGAGGTCTTGGATATTCAGAACATCAATGAACAAACAAAACCCCTTACAGATTCCCAGCGTGTTAAGTTTACCAAAGAAATCAGAG GTCTAAAAGTAGAGGTTACTCACTGTGGTCAGATGAAGAGAAAATACAGAGTTTGCAATGTTACTAGGCGACCAGCCAGCCATCAAAC GTTCCCTCTGCAGTTGGAAAATGGACAGGCTATGGAGTGTACAGTAGCTCAGTattttaagcagaagtacagTCTGCAGCTGAAATACCCTCATCTTCCATGCCTTCAAGTAGGGCAGGAGCAGAAACACACGTATTTACCCCTCGAG GTATGTAATATAGTAGCAGGCCAGCGATGCATCAAGAAGCTAACAGACAATCAGACGTCAACGATGATCAAGGCAACGGCACGGTCTGCACCTGACAGGCAGGAAGAAATTAGTAGACTA GTGAAGAGTAATAGCATGGTGGGCGGTCCTGATCCATATCTGAAGGAGTTTGGTATCGTTGTCCATAATGAAATGACGGAGTTGACAGGCAGGGTGTTGCCTGCGCCAATGTTGCAATATGGAGGCAGG AACAAGACTGTTGCTACGCCAAATCAGGGTGTCTGGGATATGAGGGGAAAGCAATTCTATGCTGGCATTGAAATTAAAGTTTGGGCTGTTGCCTGCTTTGCTCCTCAGAAACAATGTCGGGAAGACTTGTTAAA GAGTTTTACCGATCAGCTACGCAAAATTTCCAAGGATGCAGGGATGCCAATCCAGGGCCAACCATGCTTCTGTAAATATGCACAGGGTGCGGACAGTGTGGAGCCCATGTTCAAACACTTAAAATTGACTTATGTTGGGCTGCAGCTAATTGTGGTGATTCTCCCTGGAAAGACACCAGTCTATG CTGAAGTTAAACGTGTTGGGGATACTCTGCTAGGAATGGCCACCCAGTGTGTTCAGGTGAAAAACGTGGTAAAAACTTCTCCGCAGACTCTGTCCAACCTATGTTTGAAGATAAATGCAAAACTTGGTGGGATAAACAACGTGCTTGTACCACATCAAAG GCCCTCTGTATTCCAGCAGCCAGTGATCTTTCTGGGAGCAGATGTCACTCACCCACCTGCTGGGGATGGGAAGAAACCTTCCATTGCTGCTGTCGTAGGCAGCATGGATGGCCACCCTAGCCGCTACTGTGCTACAGTGCGAGTGCAGACCTCCCGTCAGGAGACATCCCAAGAGCTGCTGTACAGTCAGGAAGTGATCCAGGACCTGACCAACATGGTGCGAGAACTGCTGATCCAGTTCTATAAGTCCACTCGATTCAAGCCCACACGGATCATCTACTATAGGGGAGGTGTGTCAGAAGGGCAGATGAAACAG GTGGCTTGGCCAGAACTCATTGCAATCCGGAAGGCCTGCATTAGCTTGGAAGAAGACTACAGACCAGGAATCACCTATATTGTTGTGCAGAAAAGGCATCACACAAGACTCTTCTGTGCTGACAAATCTGAAAGG GTGGGGAAAAGTGGCAATGTTCCAGCAGGCACAACTGTGGACAGCACAATCACACATCCCTCTGAATTTGACTTTTACCTCTGTAGCCATGCAGGAATTCAG GGAACCAGCCGCCCTTCTCACTATCAAGTCTTGTGGGATGACAACTGTTTCACTGCTGATGAGTTGCAGCTACTGACCTACCAGCTGTGTCACACGTATGTCCGGTGTACACGGTCTGTTTCAATTCCTGCTCCTGCATACTATGCCAGGCTGGTAGCATTTAGGGCAAGATACCATCTTGTAGACAAAGATCATGACAG tgctgaAGGCAGTCATGTTTCAGGACAGAGCAATGGCCGTGACCCTCAGGCACTAGCCAAGGCAGTGCAGATCCATCATGATACCCAGCACACAATGTATTTTGCCTGA